One Alcaligenes ammonioxydans DNA segment encodes these proteins:
- a CDS encoding FecR family protein has translation MSALPDPTWSPVDEDAARWVLRNAQGRLPPGGRAEFEAWYAADPLHARTYDALAASWRRLGQLRVLPVARKRGKPGFKALLGACAMVAASLLAWQTWQQHGTISSGIALTRLTLPDGSLAILDAHTRVRLHFEKGQRHVQLEAGRAFFQVVPSNDKTGPFTVVAGPAQATALGTQYEVSLNGQLSRVAVYEHTVRVQCHVCDTAQAVILQPGERATVTGRRLQTLSSPPGEADTAPAWTRGLLSVDDMSVHELARQLGQYTKRLIWVVNERAGSTRVSGVVRAAQPAAALSLLLAGSDVSIRELPGVIVIY, from the coding sequence ATGAGCGCGCTGCCTGATCCGACCTGGAGCCCAGTCGATGAGGACGCGGCCCGTTGGGTATTGCGCAACGCCCAGGGCAGGCTGCCGCCAGGGGGCAGGGCCGAGTTTGAGGCCTGGTACGCGGCCGATCCCTTGCACGCGCGAACCTACGATGCCCTGGCGGCAAGTTGGCGACGACTGGGGCAGTTGAGGGTGTTGCCGGTCGCGCGCAAGAGAGGCAAGCCTGGTTTCAAGGCCTTGTTGGGGGCCTGTGCAATGGTGGCTGCGTCTTTGCTTGCCTGGCAAACCTGGCAGCAACACGGAACGATCAGCAGCGGGATAGCGTTGACCCGGCTGACTTTGCCAGATGGTTCCTTAGCGATTCTGGACGCGCACACGCGTGTACGTTTGCACTTTGAAAAGGGGCAGCGACACGTTCAGCTGGAGGCGGGCCGGGCCTTTTTCCAGGTAGTGCCGAGCAATGACAAGACAGGTCCCTTTACGGTGGTGGCGGGCCCGGCGCAGGCGACGGCCTTGGGTACACAGTATGAGGTCAGTCTGAACGGCCAGCTCAGCCGCGTTGCGGTTTACGAACACACGGTACGTGTGCAGTGCCACGTTTGCGACACCGCCCAAGCTGTGATCCTGCAGCCCGGTGAGCGTGCCACCGTGACCGGCAGACGGCTGCAGACGCTGAGTTCACCGCCGGGAGAGGCGGACACAGCCCCGGCCTGGACACGCGGCTTGCTCAGTGTTGATGATATGAGTGTGCATGAGTTGGCCCGTCAGTTGGGCCAGTACACGAAGCGCCTTATCTGGGTGGTGAATGAGCGGGCAGGTTCCACCCGTGTGTCCGGGGTGGTGCGAGCTGCTCAACCTGCCGCCGCCTTGAGTCTGTTGCTTGCCGGCAGTGACGTGAGTATCAGGGAATTGCCGGGAGTCATAGTTATTTACTAA
- a CDS encoding cytochrome-c peroxidase: MVARFVPLLKIKRRGVVWLRVALGTLLSGAACAASVTTTSNAGGDDPEVELARWSPGLEATSPSCWQEGELDAACLRTRYEHVPRQWPAPDMDEAERWLEWGPIPGPGSDAQHEAAQDASNKQIVALGARLFFDKRLSRRQQISCASCHQPDKSFSDGKALAIGEDGLMGKRRTPPLFAAPFAKDLFWDGRVQTLQDQVLGPIENPVEMNHALRDLIVRLRTLDDYPQAFQQAFGPAWNAGVDAQGLARALAAYVVTLRPAATRFDDFLAGNVAALNDQELTGLHLFRTKARCMNCHNGPLLTDNRFHNIGLSFYGRRLQDLGRFEWSRDPADLGLFRTPSLRNVARAGPWMHNGLFPSLEGVVRMYDAGMIPDAGQAGPLIPRKSPRIRKLNLSEAEIQALLAFLQVL; this comes from the coding sequence GTGGTTGCGCGCTTCGTACCGTTATTGAAGATCAAACGGCGCGGCGTCGTCTGGCTGAGGGTGGCGCTGGGAACCCTGTTGTCCGGTGCGGCCTGCGCGGCCTCTGTGACGACTACGTCCAATGCAGGGGGCGATGATCCCGAGGTGGAGCTTGCCCGCTGGTCGCCCGGTCTGGAAGCGACGTCCCCATCTTGCTGGCAGGAGGGCGAACTTGATGCCGCTTGCCTGCGCACACGCTATGAGCATGTTCCGCGTCAATGGCCGGCCCCTGATATGGATGAGGCAGAGCGGTGGCTGGAGTGGGGGCCGATACCAGGCCCAGGCTCGGACGCACAGCATGAGGCAGCCCAGGATGCCAGTAACAAGCAGATTGTGGCCTTGGGCGCGCGCCTGTTTTTTGATAAGCGGCTCTCGCGTCGGCAACAGATCTCCTGCGCATCCTGTCATCAGCCCGACAAATCATTTAGCGATGGCAAGGCATTGGCGATTGGGGAGGACGGTCTGATGGGCAAGCGTCGTACGCCACCCTTATTCGCTGCGCCATTTGCCAAAGACTTGTTCTGGGATGGTCGGGTGCAGACTTTGCAGGATCAGGTGCTCGGTCCGATTGAAAACCCGGTGGAAATGAATCATGCCTTGCGCGATCTGATTGTGCGCCTGCGCACCTTGGACGATTATCCCCAGGCGTTTCAACAGGCCTTTGGACCGGCCTGGAACGCTGGGGTGGATGCCCAAGGACTGGCACGGGCGCTGGCCGCCTATGTGGTCACCCTTCGACCGGCCGCAACGCGTTTTGACGATTTTCTCGCGGGTAATGTGGCTGCCTTGAATGATCAGGAGCTCACTGGCCTGCACTTGTTTCGCACCAAGGCGCGCTGCATGAACTGCCATAACGGCCCCTTGCTGACGGATAACCGCTTTCACAATATAGGCCTGTCTTTCTATGGACGTCGCTTGCAGGACCTGGGCCGGTTTGAGTGGTCTCGCGACCCGGCCGACCTGGGGCTGTTTCGTACCCCCAGCTTGCGCAACGTCGCGCGGGCGGGGCCCTGGATGCACAATGGCTTGTTCCCGAGTCTGGAGGGTGTCGTACGCATGTACGATGCGGGCATGATCCCTGACGCTGGGCAAGCCGGTCCGTTGATACCACGTAAGTCACCACGCATACGAAAGCTGAATTTGAGTGAGGCGGAAATCCAGGCTTTGTTGGCGTTTTTACAGGTGCTGTGA
- a CDS encoding RNA polymerase sigma factor: MSKLTAAFLAHYPDLIRYLRRRTHCPELAQDCAHDTWLRLLEKGKQVQADNHRAYVFKVAANIAADWYRRHTREQRAVDGYALSIAHHHAPDTYEEVLAKEILQRLEHALMAQSPRSVRIFMMHRCEELSYAQIAQKLGVSESTIEKHMMRILLVAHHVLMTTA, translated from the coding sequence ATGTCCAAGCTGACGGCGGCCTTTCTGGCCCATTATCCGGATCTGATCCGCTATTTGCGCAGGCGCACGCATTGTCCTGAACTGGCACAGGACTGCGCGCATGACACCTGGTTGCGCTTGCTGGAAAAGGGCAAGCAGGTGCAGGCCGATAACCATCGCGCGTATGTATTCAAAGTGGCGGCCAATATCGCTGCAGACTGGTATCGACGCCATACGCGTGAGCAGCGTGCTGTCGACGGGTACGCTTTGAGCATCGCCCATCACCATGCCCCTGATACCTATGAGGAAGTGCTGGCCAAAGAGATCTTGCAGCGTTTAGAGCACGCTTTGATGGCCCAATCCCCCCGCAGCGTGCGTATCTTCATGATGCATCGTTGCGAGGAGCTGAGTTATGCCCAGATTGCCCAAAAGCTGGGTGTCTCCGAAAGTACGATTGAGAAGCATATGATGCGCATCTTGCTGGTGGCCCATCATGTTCTGATGACGACGGCATGA
- a CDS encoding secretin and TonB N-terminal domain-containing protein: MKCALQYTPSVLALRRQTLAEMAADLGPSHRPGRLKPGPLVLWIASMLLVFPPAQVRADDALVLNMSPQALADALLQIGRQAQVEIAFSPGQVREKQAVALQGELTVEQALDDLLAPWGLAARQQGARRYTVVTATVPKGLSVLEPVRVQGQRIGERVYSRGDMDQRPAGNRDVSSLLADHPAVRQDDAAQSGVNRGSLALQDISFYGASPFQNQFQIDGISATNQIDPASRNLNLQVGNVPAYAQAYNLDTHLLESVTVLDSSIPVDYGRFTGGVVDARVRNPQGDNSVRFDFSYNSSGLTAQKIAPEQKKNFEAGKPGFSPVWTKRFTSAMLDVGWTQDTAALIHLSRRQSTIDRSMRVRHDTVFTDLKTRSIDRVDNGFVKIHTRWSADTDSALTLKYADRREDLVDSGSLADQIQWQHQQQSYGLGFDLNHDLRWGQARVQLGYDQMNSYRHSDGTDYMVHMMYQPTGRLDYTYITGGFGQESTEQRNLTLKSRLEFKPVQTGAIEHATYAGVELAHTQGEFVRQKDAYGGNTRHFSNGQPDKLQTLNYYQAGNVGVSYTAASVYLSDRLSWQRLALTGGLRVDRDNYFGNTNVAPRTLLEWDVLGTGETRLSGGWSRYYGMDILGTAMRERKSQLHTLLITGGNRVDRPSHTAYTLDGLRTPYDDEWALRVQQQLSSTVVAELGYVRRYGRQQVSIEGTSKTGYLYTNKGHAKTDAFTLSVKSIAPWAVGPSRWTAHLDITHQRSKRNTKLADGYEGAAEEMDDDIYYNGDLIRRGDRPVGDYNLPWRVSAGLTGRWASYGLQLSNRIHWNGARKDVHYLGLNRSDGREKYESGRVGSYWTWDMRLDWEPTMFKGLGVGLDVLNVLDKQAPLVISTPNSASSQNLYRTGRELWLRASYRY; this comes from the coding sequence ATGAAGTGCGCTTTGCAGTACACGCCGTCTGTTCTTGCCCTGCGCAGGCAAACGCTTGCTGAGATGGCGGCCGACCTCGGTCCCTCGCATCGGCCAGGACGTCTGAAACCGGGACCATTGGTGTTATGGATTGCCAGCATGCTGCTGGTTTTTCCACCTGCACAGGTGCGGGCTGACGACGCTTTGGTGTTGAACATGAGCCCTCAAGCGCTGGCAGACGCGCTTTTGCAGATAGGGCGTCAGGCTCAGGTGGAAATCGCATTCTCACCTGGGCAGGTTCGGGAGAAACAGGCCGTGGCCCTGCAGGGTGAGCTGACGGTCGAGCAGGCACTGGACGATTTGCTGGCCCCCTGGGGGCTGGCCGCGCGTCAGCAGGGGGCGCGTCGTTATACGGTAGTGACGGCGACGGTGCCCAAGGGCTTGTCGGTGCTGGAACCTGTGCGTGTTCAGGGCCAGCGCATCGGCGAACGTGTTTACTCCCGAGGGGATATGGATCAGCGGCCCGCCGGCAATCGGGACGTGTCCAGTTTGCTGGCCGATCACCCCGCGGTGCGTCAGGATGATGCCGCGCAAAGCGGTGTGAATCGAGGTTCCCTGGCGCTGCAAGATATCAGTTTCTACGGGGCCAGCCCTTTTCAGAACCAGTTCCAGATTGACGGCATTAGCGCCACCAACCAGATCGACCCTGCCAGCCGCAATTTGAATCTGCAGGTGGGCAATGTACCGGCCTATGCCCAGGCTTACAACCTGGATACGCACCTGCTGGAAAGCGTGACGGTACTCGATAGTAGTATCCCTGTGGACTATGGTCGTTTCACGGGGGGTGTGGTCGATGCCAGGGTACGTAATCCCCAAGGCGACAACAGTGTCCGGTTTGATTTCAGCTACAACTCCTCGGGGCTGACTGCGCAGAAGATTGCGCCCGAACAAAAGAAGAATTTTGAGGCGGGCAAACCCGGTTTTTCTCCGGTCTGGACCAAACGGTTCACCTCGGCAATGCTTGACGTGGGATGGACACAGGATACGGCAGCCCTGATCCACCTCTCCCGACGTCAGTCCACGATTGATCGGTCCATGCGTGTGCGCCACGATACGGTCTTCACGGATTTGAAGACGCGCTCCATAGACCGGGTCGATAATGGGTTTGTCAAAATTCATACTCGCTGGAGTGCCGACACCGACTCCGCCTTGACCCTCAAGTATGCGGATCGTCGTGAGGATCTGGTGGACTCGGGCAGTTTGGCCGACCAGATTCAGTGGCAGCACCAGCAACAATCCTACGGTCTGGGGTTTGATCTGAACCATGATCTGCGCTGGGGGCAGGCGCGTGTGCAACTGGGTTATGACCAGATGAACAGTTACCGCCATTCTGACGGTACCGACTATATGGTCCACATGATGTATCAGCCCACGGGTCGCCTGGATTACACCTATATCACCGGTGGCTTTGGACAGGAATCGACCGAACAGCGCAATCTGACCTTGAAGTCCCGACTGGAGTTCAAGCCGGTTCAGACCGGGGCAATTGAACATGCCACGTATGCCGGTGTTGAGCTGGCCCATACCCAGGGCGAATTCGTGCGTCAGAAGGATGCTTACGGCGGTAATACTCGCCATTTCAGCAATGGTCAGCCCGATAAGCTGCAGACCTTGAACTACTACCAGGCCGGCAATGTGGGGGTCAGCTATACCGCTGCGTCGGTTTACCTGTCTGATCGTTTGTCATGGCAGCGGCTGGCCCTGACCGGCGGTTTGCGTGTGGACAGGGACAATTATTTCGGCAACACCAATGTGGCGCCACGTACCTTGTTGGAGTGGGATGTGCTCGGGACAGGGGAAACGCGTTTGTCGGGCGGCTGGTCCCGTTATTACGGCATGGACATTCTTGGGACCGCCATGCGTGAGCGCAAGAGCCAATTGCACACCTTGTTAATCACCGGAGGTAATCGGGTAGATCGACCTTCCCATACCGCCTATACGCTTGACGGCTTGCGCACGCCCTATGACGACGAGTGGGCTCTGCGTGTGCAGCAACAGTTGTCAAGCACGGTGGTCGCCGAGTTGGGCTATGTGCGTCGTTATGGCCGCCAACAGGTCTCTATCGAAGGCACGAGCAAAACTGGCTACCTCTACACCAATAAGGGACACGCCAAAACCGATGCCTTCACCTTGAGTGTAAAGAGCATTGCACCCTGGGCGGTGGGGCCGAGTCGATGGACGGCGCATCTGGATATCACCCATCAGCGCAGCAAGCGCAATACCAAACTGGCCGATGGTTATGAGGGCGCCGCCGAGGAGATGGACGACGACATTTACTACAATGGCGACCTGATCCGTCGAGGTGACCGTCCCGTAGGAGATTACAACCTGCCGTGGCGTGTCAGTGCGGGTCTTACAGGAAGGTGGGCATCGTATGGTCTGCAACTTAGTAACCGCATTCATTGGAATGGCGCCCGTAAGGATGTGCATTATCTGGGCCTGAATCGGAGTGACGGGCGGGAAAAATACGAGTCTGGCCGGGTAGGTTCTTACTGGACCTGGGATATGCGTCTGGACTGGGAGCCGACGATGTTCAAAGGCTTGGGCGTGGGGCTGGATGTGCTGAATGTGCTGGACAAGCAAGCGCCTTTGGTGATCAGCACGCCGAACTCGGCAAGCAGCCAGAACCTTTATCGGACAGGAAGAGAGCTGTGGTTGCGCGCTTCGTACCGTTATTGA
- a CDS encoding TRAP transporter large permease, with protein sequence MTPELIALVMGGLLLLGLFMGHPLAFVLGSTAVIGALVAGKPMVLGIVVNRIYGDVLDNYTLIAIPLFILMARFLSDSEVTDKMFEALRLLMSRVRGGLALAVVFISILLAATTGIIGASITVTGMMALRPMLRYGYCPKLTTGVIAASGCLGILIPPSIMLILMASYSPLSIGELFAGALIPGVLLGLLYALWVVFVAWRHPERAPSVEPDEKISRPALIRMLLVEAVPPIFLILGILGSMLAGIATATEASAIGVLLSLLIVIFRGKFKWSIFLNALYETGRTSSMILFIVVGATAFTGVFNITGGLGAAQDIMRGLDMEPWLLIVVMLLIIFILGCFLDWTGIVLLSFPILLPIVQEMGISLLWFVILVSVVLQTSFLTPPFGYALFYLRAITPKSVKTMEIITGVIPFIGLIILMCILLAIFPGLATWLPTVLYGT encoded by the coding sequence ATGACGCCTGAATTGATTGCACTTGTCATGGGTGGCCTGCTGTTGCTGGGGCTGTTCATGGGACACCCCTTGGCCTTTGTTCTGGGCAGCACGGCTGTCATCGGCGCGCTGGTGGCGGGCAAACCCATGGTTCTGGGCATTGTGGTTAACCGCATTTACGGCGATGTCCTGGACAACTACACGCTGATTGCCATCCCGCTGTTTATTCTGATGGCACGTTTTCTGTCCGACTCAGAAGTCACCGACAAGATGTTTGAGGCCTTGCGCCTGCTGATGTCTCGCGTTCGGGGTGGGCTGGCGCTGGCTGTGGTATTTATCTCCATCTTGCTGGCAGCCACCACCGGCATTATCGGCGCCTCGATTACGGTTACCGGCATGATGGCACTGCGCCCCATGCTGCGCTATGGCTATTGCCCCAAGTTGACCACCGGTGTGATTGCCGCTTCGGGCTGCCTGGGCATCCTGATCCCGCCGTCCATCATGCTGATCCTGATGGCCAGCTACTCCCCACTGTCGATTGGCGAGCTGTTTGCCGGCGCGCTGATTCCTGGCGTGCTGCTGGGCCTGCTCTATGCCCTGTGGGTCGTGTTTGTTGCCTGGCGTCATCCTGAACGCGCCCCTTCCGTGGAGCCCGATGAAAAGATCTCCAGGCCCGCCTTGATCCGCATGCTGCTGGTGGAAGCCGTGCCACCCATCTTTCTGATTCTGGGCATTTTAGGTTCCATGCTGGCCGGCATTGCCACGGCCACCGAAGCCTCCGCTATCGGGGTGCTGCTGTCCTTGCTGATCGTGATTTTCCGGGGCAAGTTCAAATGGTCCATTTTTCTCAATGCCCTGTATGAAACCGGTCGCACCTCCTCCATGATTCTGTTCATTGTGGTCGGTGCCACGGCCTTTACCGGGGTCTTTAACATCACCGGCGGTTTGGGCGCTGCCCAGGACATCATGCGCGGTTTAGACATGGAACCCTGGCTGCTGATCGTCGTCATGCTGCTGATCATCTTTATTCTGGGCTGCTTTCTGGACTGGACCGGCATCGTCCTGCTGTCTTTCCCCATCCTGCTGCCGATTGTGCAGGAGATGGGCATCAGCCTGCTCTGGTTTGTGATTCTGGTTTCGGTTGTCCTGCAAACGTCCTTTTTGACCCCGCCTTTCGGTTATGCCCTGTTCTATTTGCGGGCCATCACACCCAAATCGGTCAAGACCATGGAGATCATTACCGGCGTCATCCCCTTTATCGGCCTGATTATTTTGATGTGCATCTTGCTGGCCATTTTCCCTGGTCTGGCCACTTGGTTACCCACCGTGCTGTACGGAACCTAA
- a CDS encoding TRAP transporter small permease subunit, with protein sequence MVLRLIDSLNEWIGKLISFIAIIFSTIIIYEVFMRYVMNQPTRWTFDVTKQLYGFYFLMLGAYALKHQAHVRVDLLIQRFSPAVRKWTEIAGYLIFFFPFAWVFLTRSYDFAMRSWAQGETTYGAVQLPVYPLKLSMVLAAALLLLQGIAEVIRLLSQKDAPRHDA encoded by the coding sequence ATGGTTTTACGTCTAATCGACTCGCTCAATGAATGGATAGGGAAGCTTATTTCCTTTATCGCCATCATTTTTTCCACCATCATTATTTACGAAGTCTTCATGCGCTACGTGATGAACCAGCCCACACGCTGGACTTTTGACGTCACCAAGCAGCTATATGGGTTTTACTTTCTGATGTTGGGCGCCTACGCACTCAAGCACCAGGCCCACGTCCGCGTCGATCTGCTCATCCAGCGCTTTTCTCCTGCCGTCCGCAAATGGACGGAAATTGCAGGTTACCTGATTTTCTTTTTCCCCTTCGCCTGGGTTTTCCTGACCCGCAGCTATGACTTTGCCATGCGCTCCTGGGCTCAAGGCGAGACCACCTACGGCGCGGTCCAATTACCTGTTTATCCACTCAAACTCTCCATGGTTCTGGCGGCCGCCTTGCTGCTGCTCCAGGGAATTGCTGAAGTTATCCGTTTGCTCAGTCAGAAGGACGCCCCCCGCCATGACGCCTGA
- a CDS encoding zinc ribbon domain-containing protein YjdM → MSTPLPCPQCTLENTYHDTEQWVCADCGYEWQDNHQTTDVEMDEDELIVKDSNGNVLLAGDDVILIRDLKVKGSNTLKKGAKAKGIRLVRGDHEVDCKIDGISYLLKAMYLKKA, encoded by the coding sequence ATGAGCACACCGCTTCCCTGTCCTCAGTGCACCTTGGAAAATACTTACCATGACACCGAGCAATGGGTCTGTGCCGATTGTGGCTATGAATGGCAAGATAATCATCAAACGACGGATGTCGAAATGGACGAGGACGAGCTGATTGTCAAAGACAGCAACGGCAATGTGCTGCTTGCGGGCGACGATGTGATTCTGATCCGGGATTTGAAGGTCAAAGGTTCCAATACCCTGAAAAAGGGTGCCAAGGCCAAAGGCATTCGTCTGGTTCGAGGTGACCATGAGGTCGATTGCAAAATTGATGGCATCAGCTACTTGCTGAAAGCCATGTATTTGAAGAAAGCCTGA
- the dctP gene encoding TRAP transporter substrate-binding protein DctP encodes MKLTKKALGALTGLALLGMTGLSQAAQKWTMTSTWPASIELVELDKKWVDLANKLVGDELKIEFYEGGALVPTGEVFSAVESGTIQAGADWPGYWAGRNPAFSPLGTHSSLFNAVDYANWIKEWGGAELYNEIYGKYGMVYLPYAITNNESGFHTNVPIRNLEEIKGKRLRLSGLEQGKVLEKIGGTQVSMAGQELYQSLERGVIEGAEFSTPNVDVSAGLHQVTKHWTTPGWHQSASVFGVMINKAAWDALSDSAKEKLKIAADATMMWSIAFTEKKATEGLRTFQKAGVEIHRMDDESLKTIQQVTNEVMIAMACSNPDAAKVYASQMEYLHDYKDWRETSMPFNLGRPIEGPDLDKIKACLK; translated from the coding sequence ATGAAACTGACAAAAAAGGCACTTGGCGCCTTGACCGGTCTGGCTTTGCTAGGCATGACGGGCCTGAGCCAGGCCGCCCAGAAATGGACCATGACCAGCACCTGGCCAGCCTCGATCGAATTGGTGGAACTGGACAAAAAATGGGTCGATCTAGCCAATAAACTGGTTGGAGATGAACTGAAAATCGAGTTCTACGAAGGCGGCGCCCTTGTCCCTACCGGCGAGGTCTTTAGTGCCGTTGAGTCCGGCACCATTCAGGCAGGGGCTGATTGGCCAGGGTACTGGGCAGGCCGCAACCCGGCCTTCTCCCCCTTGGGGACTCACTCCAGTCTATTCAATGCGGTGGACTACGCCAACTGGATCAAGGAATGGGGAGGCGCCGAGCTTTATAACGAGATTTATGGCAAATATGGCATGGTCTACCTCCCCTACGCCATCACCAATAATGAATCCGGTTTCCATACCAACGTTCCGATTCGCAACCTGGAGGAAATCAAGGGTAAGCGCCTGCGTCTGTCCGGACTGGAGCAAGGCAAGGTACTGGAAAAAATTGGCGGCACTCAGGTTTCCATGGCTGGGCAAGAGCTGTATCAGTCACTGGAGCGGGGGGTGATCGAAGGCGCCGAATTCTCCACTCCTAACGTGGATGTGTCTGCCGGCCTTCATCAAGTCACCAAGCACTGGACAACGCCCGGCTGGCACCAGTCTGCATCCGTCTTTGGCGTCATGATCAACAAAGCCGCCTGGGATGCCCTGAGCGACTCGGCCAAGGAAAAACTGAAAATCGCAGCCGATGCCACCATGATGTGGTCCATCGCTTTTACTGAAAAGAAAGCGACCGAAGGCTTGCGCACCTTTCAGAAAGCCGGGGTGGAAATCCACCGCATGGACGATGAGAGCCTGAAAACCATTCAGCAAGTCACCAATGAAGTCATGATTGCCATGGCTTGCAGCAACCCGGATGCCGCCAAGGTGTATGCCAGCCAGATGGAGTACCTGCACGACTACAAAGACTGGCGCGAAACCTCTATGCCGTTCAATCTTGGCCGTCCCATCGAGGGGCCCGATCTGGACAAAATCAAAGCCTGCCTGAAATAA
- a CDS encoding amino acid permease, producing MKNRHLQLIAIGGAIGTGLFMGSGRTISLAGPSVLFTYMIIGFFLFFVMRAMGELLLHNLEYKSFVDFAADILGPTMGYFLGWSYWFCWVVIGIADIVAITGYTQFWWPDIPLWLPGLACIAFLLVFNLLSAKLFGELEFWFALVKIIAIVALIGVGAYLLFTGFVGPTGEKASLTHLWDRGGMFPNGLGGFFAAFQIAIFAFVGIELVGTASAETADPAKNLPKAINKIPVRVIVFYVLALTAIMTVTPWDIVAPNKSPFVNMFLLIGVGAAAAIINFVVLTSALSSANSGMFSTGRMLYGLSKNKLAPEAFSQLSRNGTPRNGLIYSCALLLSSLFLLYAEGDVMRVFTIVTTVASICFIFVWAVILITYLKYRRVRPEAHAASSYKMPFAIPMCYLTLAFFAFALYLFSQEEETLIGLIATPFWFLALFICLPFYKKRMKQHLALGLAAQSVR from the coding sequence TTGAAAAACCGGCACCTGCAACTGATAGCAATTGGAGGCGCTATCGGCACAGGGCTATTTATGGGATCAGGCCGCACGATCAGCCTGGCCGGCCCCTCGGTCTTGTTTACGTACATGATCATCGGGTTCTTTTTGTTTTTTGTTATGCGGGCAATGGGAGAATTGCTTCTGCATAATCTGGAATACAAATCTTTTGTCGATTTCGCCGCCGATATTCTAGGCCCGACCATGGGCTATTTTCTGGGCTGGAGTTATTGGTTTTGCTGGGTAGTCATTGGGATTGCAGATATTGTGGCCATTACCGGCTATACCCAATTCTGGTGGCCGGATATTCCATTGTGGTTACCAGGACTGGCCTGCATTGCTTTTTTGCTGGTCTTTAATCTGCTGTCGGCCAAATTATTTGGTGAGCTGGAGTTCTGGTTTGCACTGGTCAAGATTATTGCCATTGTGGCCCTGATTGGCGTGGGTGCGTATCTGCTGTTTACCGGCTTTGTGGGCCCAACCGGTGAAAAAGCCAGCCTGACCCACTTGTGGGATCGGGGCGGGATGTTCCCCAATGGCCTGGGTGGCTTTTTTGCTGCCTTCCAGATCGCCATCTTCGCATTCGTGGGTATTGAGCTGGTGGGTACGGCCTCGGCTGAAACAGCGGACCCTGCCAAGAACCTGCCCAAAGCCATCAACAAGATTCCCGTTCGCGTGATTGTGTTTTACGTGCTGGCCCTGACCGCCATCATGACCGTCACTCCCTGGGATATTGTGGCCCCCAACAAGAGCCCCTTTGTGAACATGTTCTTGCTGATCGGCGTAGGTGCAGCCGCTGCCATCATCAACTTCGTGGTGTTGACCTCGGCCCTGTCCTCGGCCAACAGCGGCATGTTCTCGACAGGCCGCATGTTGTACGGTCTGTCCAAGAACAAGCTGGCTCCTGAAGCATTCAGCCAGCTGTCGCGCAATGGTACCCCCCGCAATGGCCTGATCTATTCTTGCGCCCTGTTGCTGTCCAGCCTGTTCCTGCTGTATGCAGAAGGCGATGTCATGCGTGTGTTCACCATCGTGACCACCGTGGCCAGCATCTGCTTTATCTTTGTCTGGGCCGTGATCCTGATCACCTACCTGAAGTACCGCCGGGTTCGCCCCGAAGCCCATGCCGCATCGAGCTACAAAATGCCCTTTGCGATTCCCATGTGTTACCTGACCCTGGCTTTCTTTGCCTTCGCGCTCTATCTGTTCAGCCAGGAAGAAGAAACCCTGATCGGCCTGATTGCCACGCCGTTCTGGTTCCTGGCGCTGTTCATCTGCCTGCCTTTCTACAAGAAACGCATGAAACAGCATCTGGCCCTGGGCCTGGCGGCGCAAAGCGTCCGTTAA